The following is a genomic window from Actinomadura sp. WMMB 499.
CCCGCCGGCCTCGATGCCCTCACCGCCCGCGAGCGGGAGGTCCTCACGCTCATCTCCCGCGGCCTGTCCAACGCCGAACTGGCCGAACACCTGCACCTCAGCCCGGCCACGGTCAAGACCCACATCGGTCACCTGCTGGCCAAGCTGGACGCCCGCGACCGCGCCCAGCTGGTCATCGCCGCCTACGAGACCGGTCTCGTCCGCCCGGCGGGCCGCTGAGCGCGGCTCAGGCGTCCCGCAGCGCGGGCGCGAGGCGTTCGTACAGGCCGGCGGCCGACGCGAGGTCGGGGGCGAGCACCGACACGGCGACGTGGTCGGCGCCCGCGTCCAGGTGCGCCCGGACGCGCCGGGCGATCGATTCCTCGCCGCCCCGGGCGAAGCAGGCGTCGAGGACCTCGTCGCTGCCGCCGTCCTCGAGGTCGGCCTCCGTGTAGCCCAGTTCCGTGAGCGAGCGGATGTAGGGCGAGCCCGGCATGGACAGCAGGCCGGTGCTCCGGGCGGTCTCGCGCGCCGCCGCCGGGTCGGTCTCGAGGATCGCCGGCTGCAGCGCCACCACCAGCTTCCCGCCGCCGATCCGTTCCCGTACGCGCCGGGTGTGCTCGACGGGCATCGCCGCGGGCAGCGCGCCGTCGGCGCGCTCCCGGGCGAGTTCCTGCATCTTCGGCCCGAGCGCGGCCAGGAGCCGGGGGAAGGGGACCTCCGGCGCGGGCGCCGCGTCCACGGCGGCGTCCATCCCGTCCAGGTACTCGCGCATCCGCGCCATGGGGTTCGCCCACCGCTGCCCGCTCTGCTCGACCATCGCGGGCATGCTGACGCCCACGCCGAGCGCGAGGCGTCCCGGGTACGCGTCCGCGAGGACGGACGCCGCGCCCTGCATCGCGGCGGGATGCCGCGCCCAGAGGTTGGCGATCGAGGACCCGAGCACGATCCCGTCGGTGGCCGCGAGCATCACGGCGAGCTGCGTGAACACCTCCCGGCCCCCGATGGCCTCGTTCGTCCAGATCGCCCCGTACCCCGCGTCCTCCACCCGCTTCGCGGCCCGCCGCCATTCGCCGGCCGGTGCGATGGGAGTCATGAGCACCGCGCCGATCCGTCCCAGCCGCCGCCGCGTCTCGTCCACCGTCGTCGTCATGACACTCCCGTAGAATCGGAACGTATAACCCGGTTCGCACCGTACCGGAACGATCGCCCCGGTTGTCAATCGTAGGAGTGCCCGTGCCCGCCGACCGACCGCCCAGGCGCGCGGACGCCCGCCGGAACCGCGAACGCGTCATGAGAGCCGCGCTGGAGGCGTTCGCCGCGGACGGACGGCTCGTCCCGCTCGACGAGATCGCGCGCCGCGCGGGCGTCGGCGCGGGCACCGTCTACCGGAACTTCGCCACCAAGGAGGCCCTGTTCGAGGCCGTGGTGTCGGACCGGATCGGGGCCATCGTGGAGGAGGCCCGGGCGCTCGGCGCCGCGGACGATCCCGGAGTGGTGTTCTACGACTTCCTGACCCGCGTCGTGGAGGCCGCGATGGTCAACCACGCGCTCTGCGAGGCCCTCATGGACGAGGGGGCCGGGCTGTCGAACGGGGAGTGCGCGGACGCCGCGTTCACGGCGGCGCTGGACGTCCTGCTCCGCAGGGCGATCGAGGCCGGGGCCGTCCGTCCGGACGTGGACGTCCACGATGTGCGGACGCTGGTGAGCGGCTGCATGGTCATGGAACGGGTGCGCCGCAGCGCCGTTCCGCCCCGCCGCGGCACGGCCCTGGCCCTCGACGCGCTCCGACCCCATAACGTAACGAAACAGCGTGACGAAACGCCGGTGTCACGAAACGACGGCTCGTGCGAGGTCTGCGGCGCGCCTCTGGGCACCGCGCGAACCGGCCGTCCCGCGCGCTACTGCGGGCCGGCCTGCCGGCAGAAAGCCCACCGCCGCCGTACCGCCCGCGCTTAGGGCAGGACCCGCGTCAGCCGCTCCGCGAGTTCCCGCGGATGCCCGAGCGCCACCAGATGGCCACCGGGCAGGGCCTCGACGGGGATCCCCAGCCGTTCCCTGACGATCCGGCGCTGCCATTCCAGCGGGAACAGCCGGTCGTCCCGGCTCTGCAGGAACACCGTCGGCGTGTCCGGCCACCGGCTCAGCGGCCACGGCTCCGTGAACGGCGTGGACGACTGCGGCGGATCGCCCCGCACGGCCTCGGCGACCACGTCCGGCGGAAGGTCGTGAAAGAAGATCTCCATCGGATCCAGTTCATCGGACGGGGACCGCCCCTCCCGCACCGCCGCCTCGGCCATCGCCTGCGGCTGCCCGGTGTTGCCCCACCACGCACTGCCGGTCTCCCCGGGGACCGGGACCATGGCGTTGACCAGGACGAGCAGATCCACCGGCACCCTCGTGCACACCAGCGGCGCCGTCAGCCCGCCCATCGACTGCGCGACCAGCACCACGTCGGTCCGATCGCCGATCGCGGCGGCGACGACGTCGGCGTACTCGCTCAGGTCGGCGGAATCGTCGTCGGCCGGCAGATCCACGGCGACCACGTCGTGCCCACGCAGTTCGGGTACCAGCCGGTGCCAGTACCAGGCGCGCCCGCCCGCTCCGGGGATCAGAACGAAGGTCGCCATGGTCACCGCCGAGAGAACGGGCGCCGGTCATCGCACCCCACGCTACCGGACGGGCATGAATATGCGTTGACGCCGAACAGGTGTGCGTACAGTATCGCCTACGAACCCTCCCGAATCGCAGCAAGGCATGACGATATGACAGATTCCCTCCGGCAGATCCGGGCTGAATGCGACCGTGAATCGATCACCGTTTATCAGGCGTACCGGCCGGATATCGGCGTGCCCGCGGTCCGGAGCCAGACCTTTGTGGAGCCCTTCTCGCGAGGTCGGATGACCTGGATAAAACCGTCCTTCCTCTGGTTGATGGCCCGAAGCAACTGGGCGCGCAAAGCGGGCCAGGAGATGGTTCTCGCCGTGCGCATCAGTCGCGCCGGCTGGGAGGAGGCCCTGGCAAAGGCGGTTCCCACGCACGCGGACCGCCGTGTCTTCCGCGACTCCGAGGAGTGGCGCCGCTGCTTCGCGACAGCCGCCGTCCATGTCCAGTGGGACCCGGAGCGTTCCCTGCGCGGACAGAAACTCGAGCAGCGCAGCATCCAGGTGGGGCTGAGCCGTCACGTGATCGACGATTACGTGGATGAGTGGATCTTCGGAATCGAAGACCGTACCCCACTCGTCCGCCGCATCCATCGCCTCGTCCAGGACGGCAAGACATCGCAGGCGCGCACACTGCTTCCCCCCGAACGTCTTTACTCCCTGGATCCCGCACTGGCAAAGGGCATCGGCGCAACTTGACCTCCAGGAATCCGGCACCCGCAGAAGGTGCCGCTGCGGGCGGCGCCACTCGCCACCGGGAGCCATCTCCCCCTACCGGTCGATTTTCTTGACCGCCGACGAAGCGAGCTGAGCATTCGAACCGCTTGCACTCATCCCTCCGCAGTTCCACGCTGGCCGCCCCTGCGGAACCGCACGGGTCACACGCTCGGTGGCCAAGCCACGCCAATGTGCCCCCGAGCTGCCAGTCGAACCGCAACCCGAGCCCCCACCACGCTCCAGCGACCCCAGGCGGCCTACACCGTCGCCACCGCCGCGCCATAGCCCCGGCCTCGCCCCGGCCTTGTTGCTGCACCCTTGCCTCGGCTCGGGGCCACGGTGCGTCGCGGCACGGGGCCACGGCACAGCATCACAGCGCCACGGCCTGGCCTCGCCAAACCCCGGCTTCACGCAGCACGGTCACGGCGCTACGGGCGCGTCGCTACGGCGCCACGTTCCAGGGCCGAGGCGCTGTGTCCTCGCCACGGCGCGGGCTATGCCGGGGCGCGGCGCCACGGCACGGTGCCACGGCGTTGCCACGGCCGTGGCAACGGCGTGGCTGCGGCCTCGCTGCGGCCTCGCTGCGGCATCGTCGGGGCGTGAGACCGCGGCGGTCGAGGGTCAAGCCTCGTCAGCTGCGGGAAGCCGCAGGACCACTCGGCCGGTGAAGCCTCCTCGCTCCGCGGCCTTGGCCGCGCGACGGCGTTCCAGGTCGTCCGGAGTGAGGCCGTGGACGGCCGCGAGGGCGTGCAGGACTTCGAGGACGTCGGCGAGTTCGTCGGGCGCGCCGGCGCTCGTGTACTCGGTCACCTCCTCGAGGAGTTTGGCGCGGAGCAGGGACGTGTACTCATGCTGTTCGGCGATCCGGGTTCGCGGGTGTCGGCCGGAGCGGACGATGACCTCCGGAATACGGTCGCGGACCAGCTTCTCCGGTGGTGTGCGGGTGCCGGGCCGGCGGTCGAGCGCCTGGATCCACTGGACCGCCACCGCGGCCGTTTGCACGAGCTCGCGGCGCAGCG
Proteins encoded in this region:
- a CDS encoding TIGR03620 family F420-dependent LLM class oxidoreductase; the protein is MTTTVDETRRRLGRIGAVLMTPIAPAGEWRRAAKRVEDAGYGAIWTNEAIGGREVFTQLAVMLAATDGIVLGSSIANLWARHPAAMQGAASVLADAYPGRLALGVGVSMPAMVEQSGQRWANPMARMREYLDGMDAAVDAAPAPEVPFPRLLAALGPKMQELARERADGALPAAMPVEHTRRVRERIGGGKLVVALQPAILETDPAAARETARSTGLLSMPGSPYIRSLTELGYTEADLEDGGSDEVLDACFARGGEESIARRVRAHLDAGADHVAVSVLAPDLASAAGLYERLAPALRDA
- a CDS encoding DUF4291 domain-containing protein yields the protein MTDSLRQIRAECDRESITVYQAYRPDIGVPAVRSQTFVEPFSRGRMTWIKPSFLWLMARSNWARKAGQEMVLAVRISRAGWEEALAKAVPTHADRRVFRDSEEWRRCFATAAVHVQWDPERSLRGQKLEQRSIQVGLSRHVIDDYVDEWIFGIEDRTPLVRRIHRLVQDGKTSQARTLLPPERLYSLDPALAKGIGAT
- a CDS encoding nucleoside triphosphate pyrophosphohydrolase — protein: MDESLQKVLADVAAEREAQNRTWGVQDYPDGTGVSFAGRAEESERACADAAASGEVAWRHILTEEFFEALAESDPAALRRELVQTAAVAVQWIQALDRRPGTRTPPEKLVRDRIPEVIVRSGRHPRTRIAEQHEYTSLLRAKLLEEVTEYTSAGAPDELADVLEVLHALAAVHGLTPDDLERRRAAKAAERGGFTGRVVLRLPAADEA
- a CDS encoding alpha/beta fold hydrolase, producing the protein MATFVLIPGAGGRAWYWHRLVPELRGHDVVAVDLPADDDSADLSEYADVVAAAIGDRTDVVLVAQSMGGLTAPLVCTRVPVDLLVLVNAMVPVPGETGSAWWGNTGQPQAMAEAAVREGRSPSDELDPMEIFFHDLPPDVVAEAVRGDPPQSSTPFTEPWPLSRWPDTPTVFLQSRDDRLFPLEWQRRIVRERLGIPVEALPGGHLVALGHPRELAERLTRVLP
- a CDS encoding TetR/AcrR family transcriptional regulator, which produces MPADRPPRRADARRNRERVMRAALEAFAADGRLVPLDEIARRAGVGAGTVYRNFATKEALFEAVVSDRIGAIVEEARALGAADDPGVVFYDFLTRVVEAAMVNHALCEALMDEGAGLSNGECADAAFTAALDVLLRRAIEAGAVRPDVDVHDVRTLVSGCMVMERVRRSAVPPRRGTALALDALRPHNVTKQRDETPVSRNDGSCEVCGAPLGTARTGRPARYCGPACRQKAHRRRTARA